The Erigeron canadensis isolate Cc75 chromosome 4, C_canadensis_v1, whole genome shotgun sequence genome window below encodes:
- the LOC122597289 gene encoding uncharacterized protein LOC122597289 — translation MRDYFVENPKLGPVWFRERFRMSQRLFLKIVTDIEQRFVYFQQRIDRSGRKSLAAIQKCTSVVEQLGTGNPPDNFDDYLCMAARTSRESLDHFCNAVIELYRDEYLRRPTSHDVARLYEAHERRHKIPGMLGSLDCTHFVWRNCPKALKGQYNRGSLNDINVLMQSTLYMRERNSTAPDSSFTVNDRRYKRGYYLTDGIYPRWATHVKAIPYPTETNDKKFKKVQESARKDVERAFGVLKGKWGILSRPMRAMTVDKITNIVHACIILHNMILKDDGRAITLVRIVDRGVQVVYNHDAVDEIEDEEVHHRLRYDLTEHVGRLNLSHLDDPAAQPTPIADLFI, via the exons ATGCGTGACTACTTTGTTGAAAACCCAAAGTTGGGCCCGGTTTGGTTTCGTGAAAGATTTCGAATGAGTCAaaggttgtttttgaagattgttaCTGATATTGAGCAACGGTTCGTTTACTTTCAACAACGTATAGATCGGTCGGGGAGAAAGAGTTTAGCAGccatacaaaaatgcacatcCGTGGTGGAACAGCTCGGAACGGGCAACCCTCCAGATAACTTTGATGACTACTTGTGCATGGCAGCAAGAACTTCTCGCGAAAGCCTTGATCATTTTTGCAACGCAGTCATCGAGTTATATCGTGACGAGTACTTACGTAGGCCGACTAGTCATGATGTTGCCCGGTTGTACGAAGCGCATGAACGGAGACACAAGATTCCGGGAATGCTAGGAAGTCTTGATTGTACGCATTTTGTTTGGAGAAATTGTCCCAAAGCGTTGAAGGGACAATACAATAGAG GATCGCTCAACGATATCAATGTCTTGATGCAATCGACTTTGTATATGAGGGAGCGAAATTCGACGGCTCCTGACTCGTCTTTTACCGTAAACGACCGTCGTTATAAACGGGGATACTATCTTACCGATGGAATCTATCCTAGGTGGGCGACTCATGTCAAGGCAATCCCATATCCGACTGAAACAAATGACAAGAAGTTCAAGAAAGTTCAAGAATCGGCAAGAAAGGATGTGGAGCGAGCGTTTGGtgttttgaaaggaaaatggGGGATTTTGAGTCGGCCAATGCGAGCGATGACGGTCGACAAGATTACTAACATTGTGCACGCATGTATCATATTGCACAACATGATTCTAAAGGATGATGGAAGGGCAATAACACTGGTTCGTATTGTGGATAGGGGAGTTCAAGTGGTTTATAACCACGATGCAGTGGATGAgatagaagatgaagaagttcATCATCGTCTTCGATATGATCTTACAGAGCACGTTGGGAGACTAAATTTATCCCACCTCGACGACCCGGCGGCTCAACCAACACCGATTgccgatttatttatttag